The Salvelinus alpinus chromosome 21, SLU_Salpinus.1, whole genome shotgun sequence genome has a segment encoding these proteins:
- the LOC139548279 gene encoding low choriolytic enzyme-like produces the protein MDHRPTLSLLLLLLLGLSQASENEVHVEPDHVSITSAILESNNGTNELLLEGDILAPRTRNAMKCFSSQYSCLWKKSSDGLVYVPYILSAVYSSLEVETIETAMKYFHGKTCIRFIPRKKQTAYLDIQSSGGCFGTMGTVGDRQTLSLAQFGCVQHGIIQHELLHSLGFHHEHNRSDRDQYIKINWQYIYDNAVENFQKQDTNNLNTAYDYSSVMHYDKTAYTNNYGKETISPIPDPSVAIGQRQGMSDIDVLRVNKLYQC, from the coding sequence ATGGACCACAGACCCACTCTTAGcctgcttctgctgctgctgctgggcctATCACAGGCCAGTGAAAATGAGGTCCATGTTGAGCCGGACCATGTGTCCATCACTTCAGCGATCCTGGAGTCCAACAACGGAACCAATGAGCTGCTGCTGGAAGGAGACATTCTGGCTCCTAGAACCAGGAACGCCATGAAGTGCTTCAGCAGCCAGTACAGCTGTCTCTGGAAGAAGTCATCCGACGGCTTGGTGTATGTGCCTTACATCCTCAGCGCTGTATATTCCAGCTTGGAGGTAGAGACGATTGAGACGGCCATGAAGTACTTCCATGGCAAGACCTGCATCCGCTTCATCCCACGTAAGAAACAGACTGCCTACCTGGACATTCAGAGCAGCGGTGGGTGTTTTGGTACCATGGGGACTGTTGGGGACAGGCAGACATTGTCTCTTGCACAGTTTGGCTGTGTTCAACATGGTATCATCCAGCATGAGCTGCTTCACTCCCTGGGCTTTCACCACGAGCACAACAGGAGTGACCGTGACCAGTATATCAAGATCAACTGGCAATACATCTATGACAACGCCGTCGAGAACTTCCAGAAGCAGGACACCAACAACCTGAACACTGCATACGACTACTCCTCTGTCATGCACTATGATAAAACCGCTTACACTAACAACTACGGAAAGGAAACCATCTCTCCCATCCCAGACCCATCTGTGGCCATCGGACAGAGACAGGGCATGTCCGACATTGATGTCCTGAGGGTCAACAAGCTCTACCAATGCTAA